In the Flavobacterium sp. J372 genome, one interval contains:
- a CDS encoding regulatory protein RecX — METQKTYTVEEAKSKLETYCSYQERCHAEVEKKLKSMGMIPQAADLIIAHLIENNYLNEERFARAFARGKHRMKFWGRVRITHELKSRGISKYNIEAALKEIDPEEYHELFEALAEKQWLTIRERSISSKKKKVADFLLRKGFESNMVYDKIAELSKI; from the coding sequence ATGGAAACACAGAAAACATACACGGTAGAAGAAGCCAAAAGCAAACTGGAAACCTATTGCAGCTACCAGGAGCGCTGCCATGCTGAAGTTGAAAAAAAACTGAAAAGCATGGGCATGATTCCGCAGGCGGCAGATCTTATCATTGCACATCTTATTGAAAATAACTACCTTAATGAGGAGCGTTTTGCACGTGCTTTTGCACGCGGTAAGCACCGGATGAAATTTTGGGGGCGTGTGCGCATAACTCATGAGCTTAAATCGCGCGGAATATCTAAATATAATATTGAGGCTGCCCTAAAAGAAATTGATCCTGAGGAATATCATGAATTGTTTGAGGCGCTGGCTGAAAAGCAATGGTTAACCATAAGAGAGCGGAGTATAAGTTCAAAGAAGAAAAAGGTAGCAGATTTCCTGCTGAGAAAAGGTTTTGAAAGTAATATGGTTTATGACAAAATAGCTGAACTTTCAAAAATTTAA
- a CDS encoding cupin-like domain-containing protein, producing MPLNLTEIERVKTISKEDFYNNYVKKQKPVVVEQLTADWPAYEKWKLDYIKNIAGEQIVPLYDDRPVSHKDGFNEAHAQMKMADYIDLLESKPTNYRIFLYNLMKKVPSLQNDFKWPDLGLKLIKQMPMLFFGGENSKVFIHFDIDLSNILHFHFHGNKRCIIFAPDQTKYLYKVPHALISREDIDFDNPDFEKWPALKHAHGFVADLKHGEMLYMPEGYWHYMKYLTPGFSMSLRALPRSWANLGKAAYNIFIMRYFDGFMRKYKGQAWIDYKNERAITDTHKNLNITV from the coding sequence ATGCCGCTGAATCTTACTGAAATCGAAAGAGTAAAAACCATATCTAAAGAGGATTTTTACAATAATTATGTAAAAAAACAAAAACCTGTTGTAGTGGAACAGCTTACTGCCGATTGGCCCGCTTATGAGAAGTGGAAGCTGGATTACATTAAAAATATCGCAGGCGAACAGATTGTTCCGCTTTATGATGACCGCCCGGTTTCGCACAAAGATGGTTTTAATGAGGCGCATGCACAAATGAAGATGGCTGACTATATAGACCTCCTGGAAAGTAAGCCCACCAATTACCGCATCTTTCTTTACAACCTTATGAAAAAGGTGCCGTCACTTCAAAATGATTTTAAGTGGCCTGACCTCGGGCTGAAGCTTATAAAACAAATGCCGATGCTTTTCTTTGGTGGAGAAAATTCAAAAGTGTTCATTCATTTTGACATAGACCTTTCCAACATCCTGCACTTTCATTTCCACGGAAACAAAAGGTGCATCATATTTGCGCCTGATCAAACGAAATATCTTTATAAAGTTCCGCATGCATTAATATCACGTGAGGATATTGATTTTGACAATCCGGATTTTGAAAAATGGCCGGCACTAAAACATGCGCATGGCTTTGTAGCCGACCTGAAACATGGCGAAATGCTATACATGCCTGAAGGCTACTGGCACTATATGAAATACTTAACACCCGGCTTTTCTATGAGCCTGAGGGCACTGCCACGCAGCTGGGCCAACCTGGGCAAAGCGGCATACAACATCTTTATTATGCGCTATTTTGATGGTTTTATGCGTAAATACAAAGGCCAGGCATGGATTGACTATAAGAATGAGCGTGCAATAACTGATACGCACAAAAACCTTAACATTACGGTATAG
- the bioB gene encoding biotin synthase BioB — translation MTKRHDWTRDEIIALYNKPLMDLLYQAASVHRVFHDPNVVQVSTLLSIKTGGCPEDCGYCPQAARYHTDIEGNDLMSVQQVKAQALRAKAGGSSRVCMGAAWRNVKDGPEFDSVLEMVRTINKLDMEVCCTLGMLTENQAKRLAEAGLYAYNHNLDTSEEYYKEVISTRGYEDRLQTIENVRKTNVTVCSGGIIGMGESVEDRAGMLVALASLNPQPESVPINALVAVEGTPMEDEKPVEIWEMIRMVATTRIVMPETQVRLSAGRTQMSREGQAMCFFAGANSIFAGDKLLTTPNPDVNEDMKMFEMLGLVPQKPFTKISQPVTVEAEDSQYTALGEKPKWTRPGHKIERNLEASGKKI, via the coding sequence ATGACGAAAAGGCACGACTGGACCCGCGATGAGATTATTGCCCTGTATAACAAACCTTTAATGGACCTGCTGTACCAGGCAGCATCCGTACACCGGGTATTTCATGACCCAAATGTGGTGCAGGTATCTACACTTTTATCAATAAAAACCGGGGGCTGCCCTGAAGATTGCGGCTACTGCCCGCAGGCTGCCCGCTACCATACCGATATTGAAGGGAATGACCTTATGTCGGTACAGCAGGTAAAAGCGCAGGCGCTTCGTGCAAAGGCAGGCGGTTCATCACGCGTGTGTATGGGCGCTGCATGGCGAAATGTAAAAGACGGGCCCGAGTTTGACAGCGTGCTTGAGATGGTGCGTACCATAAACAAACTGGATATGGAAGTATGCTGCACCCTTGGCATGCTTACCGAAAACCAGGCAAAAAGGCTTGCCGAAGCCGGCCTGTATGCCTATAACCACAACCTTGACACATCTGAAGAATACTATAAAGAGGTGATTTCTACCCGCGGGTATGAAGACCGCCTGCAAACTATTGAAAACGTACGCAAGACAAACGTAACTGTTTGCAGCGGCGGCATCATTGGGATGGGCGAGAGCGTTGAAGACCGCGCCGGTATGCTGGTAGCGCTGGCATCGCTAAACCCGCAGCCTGAAAGTGTGCCCATCAATGCGCTGGTAGCTGTTGAAGGCACCCCAATGGAAGATGAAAAGCCTGTTGAAATATGGGAGATGATACGAATGGTAGCCACTACCCGTATTGTAATGCCTGAAACACAGGTGAGGCTTTCAGCCGGGCGCACACAAATGAGCCGCGAAGGCCAGGCCATGTGTTTTTTTGCAGGAGCAAACTCCATTTTTGCGGGAGATAAGCTGCTTACAACGCCAAACCCCGATGTAAATGAAGATATGAAGATGTTTGAAATGCTGGGCCTGGTGCCTCAAAAGCCTTTCACCAAGATATCTCAGCCCGTTACTGTTGAAGCCGAAGACTCACAATATACAGCACTTGGCGAAAAACCGAAATGGACACGCCCCGGGCACAAAATTGAGCGCAACCTTGAGGCATCAGGGAAAAAAATCTAA